From Thermogladius calderae 1633, a single genomic window includes:
- a CDS encoding pyruvate carboxylase subunit B — protein MVEIVDTTLRDAHQSLIATRLRTEDMIPILDLIDGAGFYSIEMWGGATFDVMLRFLKEDPWERLRLVRERVRKTKLQMLLRGQNLVGYRHYPDDVVEKFVELSYKNGIDVFRVFDALNDVRNMAVSIKKARKLGAVVQGTITYTVSPVHTLDYYLKLAEEIASLEVDHITIKDMAGLLDPYTTYNLVKEIKARLKIPVDVHSHFTGGLAIANYVKAVEAGVDFVDTSISPLAYGTGQPGIQSLYYALPGELKPRVNMDVIRKISSYLERVLFTKYRDLLDIRVFMPDPNVLDHQIPGGMITNFMQQLKQVGAEDKLQEVLEEVRRVREDLGWPPLVTPTSQIVGAQALLNVVNGRYSVVTKEVREYVKGMYGRPPAPIKREVIDLVLKGEKPIDARPADLLKPALEECRKGLLEHGFNPSEEDVVTYCIFPDIALEFFEKTRGRPKSKVEKAVEELYSEVLGS, from the coding sequence ATGGTCGAGATCGTCGACACTACTCTTCGAGACGCCCACCAGTCCCTGATCGCGACAAGGTTGAGGACAGAGGACATGATCCCAATACTGGACTTAATCGACGGGGCAGGCTTCTACAGTATCGAGATGTGGGGTGGGGCCACGTTCGACGTCATGTTGAGGTTCTTGAAGGAGGACCCGTGGGAGAGGCTCAGGCTCGTTAGAGAGAGGGTGAGGAAGACCAAGCTCCAGATGCTCTTGAGGGGACAGAACCTCGTGGGCTACAGGCACTACCCCGACGACGTAGTCGAGAAGTTCGTGGAGCTCTCCTACAAGAACGGTATAGACGTCTTCAGAGTCTTCGACGCCTTAAACGACGTTAGGAACATGGCAGTCAGCATAAAGAAGGCCAGGAAGCTGGGGGCGGTCGTTCAGGGGACTATAACGTACACCGTGAGCCCCGTCCACACCCTCGACTACTACTTGAAGCTCGCCGAGGAGATCGCGAGCCTCGAGGTAGACCACATCACGATAAAGGACATGGCGGGCCTACTAGACCCCTACACCACGTACAACCTGGTCAAGGAGATCAAGGCGAGGCTGAAGATCCCGGTAGACGTACACAGCCACTTCACCGGAGGGCTAGCCATAGCGAACTACGTTAAGGCGGTAGAGGCCGGAGTCGACTTCGTGGACACGTCGATAAGCCCCCTGGCCTATGGGACGGGGCAGCCGGGTATACAGTCACTCTACTACGCCCTACCAGGTGAGTTGAAGCCGAGGGTGAACATGGACGTGATAAGGAAGATATCCTCCTACCTTGAGCGGGTCTTGTTCACCAAGTACAGGGACCTCCTGGACATCAGGGTCTTCATGCCCGACCCAAACGTGCTAGACCACCAGATCCCCGGCGGCATGATCACCAACTTCATGCAGCAGCTCAAGCAGGTCGGCGCTGAGGACAAGCTGCAGGAGGTCCTAGAGGAGGTGAGGAGGGTCAGGGAAGACCTGGGTTGGCCGCCCCTAGTCACGCCGACCTCGCAGATTGTGGGCGCACAGGCCCTCCTCAACGTGGTCAATGGCAGGTACAGCGTTGTCACGAAGGAGGTGAGGGAGTACGTGAAGGGGATGTACGGGAGGCCACCGGCTCCGATCAAGCGGGAGGTCATAGACCTGGTGTTGAAGGGTGAGAAGCCGATCGACGCCAGGCCGGCGGACCTGTTGAAGCCAGCCCTCGAGGAGTGTAGGAAGGGCCTCCTAGAGCACGGCTTTAACCCCAGCGAGGAGGACGTGGTGACCTACTGCATCTTCCCCGACATCGCTCTCGAGTTCTTCGAGAAGACGAG